The genomic interval attTTCAAAGTATTAAGTTGTGTTTTGCTGggaccttattttttttctctatctttaggttttctttgctgtgctAATCGTTAGTCCTTTTGTCTGACagttaacaacaataaaaattccCTCTGACAGGTACAGAAACCATTATGTTGAAAATATGATCATCATGACAGTCCTGAACTGTCTATTCAGCAACATCAATCTCTATGTGCCTAAGTAGCACAGTGCTCTGTCCACCCTGATTCCTCCATTTTAAatctatatgtttatttatatataggtctatatacatattgcatatagatatatatgtgccTATAAGTGTAAGTATgcttaaacatatatatgtataaactcaagtatatatgtgtgtgtatacatctatctctctctatatatatattttgttcttaCCCTTTATCTGAGATTTAGCTTTCCTTATAATATTGGAATTCTTTTCATtgtattcttcttttattttgtcaaattctttttaCTTTGGCTTACTTATTggctgctgttttattttctagttttttttttcccccttcctaaTAGCTCTTCAGTCTAGCCTCCAAATACCTGATGCGTAATTCTTTTAGTAACTTCATCCACACAATTCTTATAGTAATTTCATCTACTCAAATTATATTcactatttctcttttctttttttctttctttttttttttttttttttttttttttttgagacggagtttcgctcttgttacccaggctggagtgcaatggcgcgatctcggctcaccacaacctccgcctcctgggttcaggcaattctcctgcctcagcctcctgagtagctgggattacaggcacatgccaccatgcccagctgattttttgtatttttagtagagacggggtttcaccatgttgaccaggatggtctcgatctcttgacctcctgatccacccgcctcggcctcccaaagtgctgggattacaggcttgagccaccgcgcccggccctattcaCTATTTCTCTTACCAGTTTTGCTTAAGAGAACAGCCATGAATTCACACAGAAAGTTTCTCTAAATTTTAATgaatcatatataattatatttgtcCAAGTATTGTCTCTATAAGCATCAACTTATTCCAGGGGAAAATATGAGTAGAGAGATAACCATTTAAACCTAAGATGACTATTATTTGGGCACAAATATATGATTTCCATGCAGATTAAAACAACTAAAGAACAACATATGGATTGTATATTTAAGAATGACTGACTAgatatactcatttttaaaatagaagaggtggtctatatttatatttgcatataataatatatgtctaatatatttatacttattaaGCCTTTATGTGCCTGGGGATGagatttacacatattttcttattaaatccTCACAAGTCGAACTTAGCCATGCAGAGCACGGACCTGGACAACAAGGCGAGCGGCAAGATATGGCACCGCAAGCCGTCCCCGGCCACGCGGGACGGGTAAACGGTGGCGGGAGGGCGCGGGCTGTGGAGGGGATGGAGACCGGCGAGGAGGGGGCGCCGGGCAGCGGTCCAGGTTCCGGCTGTGACACAGCCCCGCATCCGTGGATTGGATGTCCTGCGGTGGAACAGGTGGCTCCGGACGCCAGGAATTATAGTGAACATCATTCACAACACTTCTGATTACCATCCAAAAGTTTTGTGATTTTTGAATGTGGCTTTTGATGGCACGGGCGACTGCTTAATTGCTGGAGACCACCAaggaaatatttatgtttttgactTGTGTGGAAACAGGTTCAATCTTGTTCAGCGAACAGCACAAGCTTGCACAGCTCTGGCCTTTAATCTTCGTAGGAAATCTGAATTCCTTGTGGCATTAGCTGATTATTCTgttaaatgttttgatacagtcaCCAAGGAGCTAGTTAGCTGGATGAGAGGACATGAATCTTCAGTATTTTCAATCTCTGTGCATGCATCAGGGAAATATGCCATCACTACTTCTTCTGATACAGCACAATTATGGGACTTGGATacctttcagagaaaaagaaagctgaacaTTCGCCAGTCTGTGGGTATACAGAAGGTTTTCTTTCTACCATTAAGTAATACCATCCTCAGCTGTTTTAAAGATAATTCCATTTTTGCCTGGGAGTGTGACACACTTTTTTGCAAATATCAACTGCCAGCTCCACCCGAAAGCTCTAGTATATCATACAAAGTGTTTGCTGTGACCAGAGATGGTCGAATCCTGGCTGCTGGAGGCAAGTCAAATCATCTTCATTTGTGGTGCTTGGAAGCTAGACAGCTCTTTATAATTATCCAGATGCCCACTAAAGTTCGAGCCATTCGCCATCTAGAATTTCTTCCTGATAGTTTTGATGCTGGTTCTAATCAGGTTCTTGGAGTACTAAGTCAAGATGGTATTATGAGATTTATCAATATACAGACTTGTAAACTGCTCTTTGAGATTGGGAGCCTTGATGAAGGAATTAGCTCATCAGTAATTAGCCCACATGGACGGTACATTGCATCTATTCTGGAAAATGGAAGTCTAAACATATACTCAGTTCAGGCTTTaacacaagaaataaataagccaCCTCCACCTTTAGTGAAAGTTATTGAAGATTTGCCTAAGAATAAACTGAGTTCCAGTGATCTTAAGATGAAAGTAACATCAGGAAGAGTTCAGCAGCCAGCAAAATCTAGGGGAAGCAAAATACAAACTAGAATATTAAAACAAGACCTGACTGGTAATTTCGaaagtaaaaagaatgaattaccagatggattaaacaaaAAGCgtttacaaatattattaaaaggCTATGGTGAATATCCAACAAAATACAGAATGTTCATTTGGCGCTCTCTGCTACAACTGCCTGAAAATCATACTGCATTTAGTAGCCTCATAGATAAGGGGACTCATGTGGCGTTTCTCAACCTTCAGAAGAAATACCCCATCAAAAGTAGGAAACTACTCAGAGTATTACAGAGAACCTTATCTGCATTAGCTCACTGGTCTGTCATTTTTAGTGACACACTGTATCTTCCACTCTTGGCATTTCCGTTTGTAAAATTATTCCAGAACAACCAACTCATCTGTTTTGAAGTTATTACTACTCTCATAATGAATTGGTGTCAACACTGGTTTGAGTATTTTCCTAATCCTCCTATCAATATTCTTAGTGTGATAGAAAATGTTTTGGCATTTCATGACAAGGAACTGCTGCAACACTTCATAAATCATGATATAACCTCCCAGCTGTATGCATGGCCTCTTCTTGAAACTGTGTTCTCGGAAGTGCTGACAAGAGAAGAGTGGCTGAAATTGTTTGACAATATCTTTTCCaaccatccttccttccttctgatgACTGTTGTAGCCTACAACATATGTTCTAGAGCGCCTCTGCTCAACTGTAATCTTAAAgatgattttgagtttttttttcacCATCAGAATAACCTGGATATAAATGTTGTGATTAGACAAGTTTATCATCTCATGGAAACCACGCCCACTGCCATTCATCCAGACAGCATGCTTCATGTTTTTGTTGCACTGACAAAAGGGCAGTATCCAGTATTTAATCAATATCCAAAGTTTATTGTGGACTATCAGACACAGGAACGAGAAAGAATAAGGAATGATGAGTTGGATTACCTAAGGGAGAGGCAGACAGTGGAAGATATGCAAGCTGAAGTCGACCAGCAAAGAGTTGAAGATGAAGCTTGGTACCAGAAACAGGAGCTGCTTCGTAAAGCTgaagaaacaagaagagaaatgCTCTTACAAGAGGAGGAGAGAATGATACAACAAAGACAGAGGCTAGCTGCTGTGAAGAGAGagctgaaaataaaggaaatgcacTTACATGATGCTGTAAGAAGGCGTTTTCTGAAGCTTCAGCAAGATCAACGGGAAATGGAGCTAAGAAGACTGGATGATGAGATTGGGAGAAAGATATACATGAGAGATCGAGAAATTGCTGCCACAGCCAAAGACCTAGAAATGAGACAGCTGGAACTTGAATCGCAAAAGAGACTTTATGAGAAGAATCTTACTCAAAATCAAGAAGCTGTTGCAAAAGAAATGCGAGCAGATGCAGATGCCTATAGACGAAAAGTGGATCTTGAAGAACACATGTTTCATAAACTGATAGAAGCAGGTGAAGTGCAGAGCCAAAAAACTCAGAAGGTGATGGAAGAAAATTTGGCAAAGGCTGAACAAGTATGCCTGAATACCGACTGGAAGATTCAGTCtttacataaacaaaaatgtgaTGATCTACAACGAAACAAATGTTACCAGGAAGTAGCCAAACTCCTTagggaagacagaaggaaagaaatagagcTATTAAATGCCATGGTGAAGGAGGAAGCCAAGAAGTGGAAGGAAGCTGAAGGAAAAGAGTTCGATTTGAGATCGGCAAAGAAAGCTTCTGCTCTTTCAGATGCATCTAGAAAGTGGTTTTTAAAGCAAGAGATAAATGCAGCTGTCGAACATGCTGACAATCTATGTCATAACGAAAAGTCCAGGTTCCAAAATGAACAGGAGGACTCAAGCTGTTTGCCTAGAACCTCACAACTAAGTGACACTTCTGAAATGGATCCCTCAACACAGATTTCTTTAAATCGAAGAGCAGTAGAATGGGACACCTCGGGACCAAATCTTATCAAGAAAGTGAGAAATCTTCGCCAGAGACTCACTGCCCAGGCTCGTCACAGGTGTCAAACCCCTCATCTTTTGGCTACATGAAGGCATGTCACCTTGACACAGTCAAGAGAGAGACCTATTTTTGCAATCAGTGACCCAgatttttagattatttatttaaaattcctatGAAGATTAACCTTTTGTACAGAAAAATATGtctataaaaattatgttattcTGATACTTTTTGGCTTGTAAATGGCTTCTTGaactttttacaataaaaatgttgtagaaactataaaaaaaataaaataaaataaaataaatcctcaCAAGTATCTGAAATGTTGACAAAGTAACCTACAattttcaaaggagaaaattaGGCTGCAGAGAAAACAGTTATTTGACAAAATTATTAAGCAAATCAGTGTGAGAACGGCCACTGTAGCTATTTCTATGTGAATATTAAGAGCCAATGTTATAAGCATTACATATATCTGAGAAAGGATATAGTTTTGAGAGTTATTTactataaaatactgaaaatatatttaaaacatttcattaaaatttcactGTAAATGAATGTCACATacaatcttaaaatataattatttatggaTTTTTACTCTGTTTTTGAGCAAAGTGACAGTGGTTACCCTTGATATGTGTATTTGTCCAATGTgcaactataaatatataaatagaagtgGTTTGTGTTTTAACTCTATTGTCTTCCATGTCCCAGATTTAATTGATCTTTTAGGGTATTTTGAAggtccttatttttcttttttgtttaatttttgctcTTGTGTAAACAGAATATGTTCACTATTCATGATAGAAATTTATATTCAATATGATTAAAATATGGTGAACACTTTATTTTGATAACTAgccatatatttttcttcaaattaaatatttctgatattttctgatttaaagtTCACATTTGTTTTATGAGAAACAcaatcattcttttaaaacaatttaaaatgatttaatgtgTACTCATTTTAGACTTATAACCATTATAAAGTAATAGAACCAAAAAGCAATTTACATTACAAGTAATGAAAACGGaataatttataatgtatatCTTTCATAGACTAAAAGAAGTTTACATAAACTTTAATCCCAACTAGCTTAACAACTGCTGAATTTCCAACTATACTGTTTTGTTCAATTAATTGAGACATTCCTGTTACTATTGTAAAACTTCATATACAAtagctttttcatatatttaatagaTCATtttcacacaaaatattttaatgtattttatgaactataattcaaaaattaaaacaattaactTGTTAATGTAATGCCATGATCAAACCAGAAACTCTTGAATAATGAAAAACTCAGTAACagtaaataaaatagcattttggGAACTTGATCATAGTGATCAGGTTTAAACCTATCCTGATCAAGCTACTCATTAGACAAGGTAACCTCATGTAAGTTCCTTATCTTATCAGTACCCTGATATAATATTACTTATTTGTCaggtgggaataataataatatttcgcTCAGAACATGGTTGaagtattaaataagataaaaataaagccctGAGAGAAATGACTTACATTacgtattattattattattattttaattttaaatttttgaaacagtctgtctgtcactcagcctggagtgcaatggtgcaatatcagcttactgcaatcttattctcctgggtttaagcgattctccagcctcagcatccagagtagctgggactacaggtatgcgttACCATGACcggctaagtgttgtatttttagtagagatggggtttccccatgttggccagtctggtcacgaactcctacctcaagtgatccacccgccttggcctcccaaagtgttgggattacaggagtgacccactgcacccagccaacttaaACTATTAATTAATAAAACAAGGCTATTTTCTAGCAATTTATGGAAGTTAATATTTGTTGTGAAATATGAAGACAAAAAATATAGAGGACCTTGAACACAAATTGATTATTAATTATGCCCTGTAGCTGTGACTTTTTCATTCAATTAGTCAATCAGTTATTCtttattgagaaatatttttgtgcTGTGCTGAAGGTCAGTTGTTGAAATCGAAGCACACATTCCTGGTATTTCTACAACCTAACATAGTTAACTTTGCTTGACTTCACTTTGGAGGTGTTTTACCCCATAAAACAAGGGTTTTCATAAACCTAAGTGCTCATTGGTCCAAAGGGCCatgtttttcaacaaataatgagAAAAGCTGAACATGTTCAGAGTGGAGCAAACTGTGACAAACTGCAGGGCACAAAATCCAAACAGGCCAATTTCTACTGTTGGCTGACAGTTGATGGGTCATAATCATATTGTTCTGAAATGTGGCTTTATCCTCTGCTACTTGTATACTCTTAGACAATTATTTATCTTCAATTCTCAGGTAATAATAGGGTATCCTACATGATAGGATTGCTgtaaagattaaaagaaacaatGCCTGCAATGGGCTTGGCACTATGGATGAAAAACAGAAAGCACTCTGTGATGGTTGTGATGATGCTGCTGATGCTGCTGCTAATTTTGGAAAGACATGGATCCAGAGTTAGTAGTTTCATGTTTGTAGGAAAGTGTATTAGGATGCTGCCTTTTATATAAAATCTTCTCATTTTTAATGTGCAGGGATTCCAAGGCCAGTAGTCTACCAGTTTGTGATTTGTTGGTTATATGACCCTCATTTCCCTTTAGCTCAAATACTCAGACTTCATATGCTACTCACCttgcatgaaaaaaatatatatcaatatattattGTAGAAACTAATCAGGTAACctaatgatatagtttggctgtgtcctacCCTAATTTCATCTTAAATTCCTACGTGTTGTGGGATAATTGGttgaaggtaattgaatcatgggagcaggtctttccatgctgttttcctgatagtgaataaatctcacaagatctgatggtcttTTAagggggagttcccctgcacaaactctctttgcctgctgccatccatgtaagacatgtcttgctcctccttgccttacACCATGATCGTGgggtctccccagccacatggaactgtgaatcaaatagacctccttcttttgtaaattgcctagtcttaggtatgtctttatcaacagtgtgaaaatgaactaatatgcCTAGGAAATCCAATTTTTGAAACTCCAGCTTCTtggaaagaataacaaaaatcatACCCTTTCTTCAAATGACCTACAGATACATTCAAACAGATTTGTCCAGTTCTAATAACAgtaactgaaaatagaaaataaacaacctaCAGGTATATAGCCCTGTCATTGACAGCTGCCTTAGGTCATTTGAGAACTGCCCTTACCTTTGGATGATTCAGTGATGTTTTCTGACAAATTTAGCCAAGATCCAGTGAGCCCAGTCAACTCAGTCATTCTGTAAAACTTAtattgcttaataaatattttcaattatctaaaattaaaaacttttttttcttaattttctggaATACCAGTTTCTCTCATCCCAATGATTACATATTATTTTGTCTTGTTGGTCATGTTTCTGTACCTGAATATTCTttagatatatttattattatatgtatgaTCATTTTAACTAGTCCAACCTatagtataattattaaaaatcactCCTTTTAACAATAGTAATGCTTAAAGAGAGATGGATTTGGGATAGACAATGAGAGTGAATTTGAGAGTAACACAGGAAAGGTTAGACCTTGAAGGTATAATTTGAAGGAAAACAAATGGTAATATATTTAAGGGGGGACACTGCACTTCTAAGTGAAGCCAAAAAGATAAGTTCAAGATTTATTCGAAGGAAAGTTAACAGTCAGCAAGGAAGCAGTGAGAGATGTGAGATCAGGCTCAAACATAGTTTTGACGGGTCATTAATCCAAGTTAAAGAGCCTAGACTTTATTGTACTCACAATGAAGAATCATTAAGGGGAGGAAAATGGCAACTTGAAAGCAGTGTTTAAGTTGGTTGCCATGTGCAGGATGCATTAAAGTGGTAGAAACTTCCACTTTGTGACTCCAGTAAGGAAGCTGTTAGAGAAATGATAGGTCAAAGACAAAAGTCAGCCTGAGGAACTTGAAATATGTGTGGGCATGTTTGTCTTATGTGCATAGGTGACTGTTGCCAATCAAGTAATTTTTCAAAGTTACCAGTATTTATTTCCTAGTCTTGAGCCAGCCAATCACCAGTCAACCTGTTtgtgtgttctttatttttgccaATTTCATGAGTTTATAGCTtgtgtttaggaaaaaaaaaaaaaaaaaaaaaaaaagaaagttcttccCTAAACGTAGAGACAGCTGATGTAACAACTTAAAATCATAGAGAGACTTAGGCAGAAGAAGACCCTTTTCTCTAAATTGTAGgaacataatttttaagaaaaaattgtcGGATTTCACACCTATGTGGTCAGAAtggagaaacaaacaaataactgaGTTTTAAAACTACACATCTGGTGAAAAAGGATACGAGTTTTACAGTCACAGAGATGCGGGATTAAATTCCAAGCCTGGGGCACATTATCGGGACTTAACCTTGCTGAGAAATTATTTCCTCATTGCAACTTCTGTTAGTCCATTTGCACTGTTAAaaaggaatacttgaggccagatgatttaaaaagaaaaaggtttaactggctcacaattctgcaggttGAACATGAAGCACAGTGTCAgcatctacttctggtgaagccctcaggaagtttacagtcacagcagaaggcaaaggggagcctgtgtgtcacatggtgagaaaggGAGCAAGACAGTGACAAGGAAGTTTCAGGCTtatttaaacaagcagatctcacTTGAACTCGtaggtgagaactcactcattagcTCAAGGATGACACCCAGCCAATTCAGAAGGGATCTGCCGCCGTaattcaaacacctcccaccaggatccacctccaacaatggagattacatttcaacatgagggtTAGAGGAGACAGACATTCAAAACATATCACTACTCTTCATGATGATAAAACTGATATATGTATCATtactacacatatatatgtaattttaatatatataaagttatatatctaattattaaatatatatatacacacatatattgtaTCATtactgcatatatgtatatatacattcagGCTTTATAAAATGCATGgaagccaagcgtggtggctcacgcctgtaattccaacactttaggaggccgaggcaggtggatcacgaggtcagaagatcaagacatTCCTGActatcatgatgaaaccccatctctactaaaaatacaaaaaattggctgggtgtggtggtgcatgcccgtaatctctgctacctgggaagctgaggtaagagaatagcttgaacccgagaagGGGAGATtgcattgcagtgagccaagatcagattctctctctctctctctctctctctctctctctctctctctctctcacacacacacacacacacacacaacatggaACACAGTAAATATGCAGTTAAAATATGCAATAATTAATCATAAGCTTGATTTGTGTATCTTATTTAAATCATTATCATCAGTAACCTAAAGaatactgtctcaaaataattaatttctagTTAAAAGTGGATCCAAGCTTAACTATACAACCAGAAATAGATATTGTCTCTTCAGATATTTCTGCATGTTTCTGGGGGTATTCAAAATTCTGTGAACAACTTGTTGGAAAAGTTTCTCCAAGTAAAGAAAATCACATGTATCAAAGCAGGAATATGGCAAACATCATGATGTATTCCAAGAATTGGAAGTAGTTTACTAGCACTACAGCCTAGGAAAACTAAAAGGTGATACATATGTTGTGAGTATATCACAGTGATCCTTATATGCCACatgtgaaatttatattttatgctgTGTTTATTGAGGAACAGGGCAATCAAAATAACAACAGCTAGAATATTATTAGGATTATATACCTTGGAagatgagataaaaataaacatacttaAGGAAGTAGTAGCAATAATAGGTAGATGGGTACATacataagagagaaaaaatagaggTCCACGATTATTCTCATAATTCTAGAATGGGCTATAATAGCAATATTAGTTATAATTTATTAACAGTTTTATATTCAAGGACCTCAGCCATGTGTCttatattaattatatcattAGGCtgagcatggcggctcacacctgtaatcctagcactttgggaggccaaagtgggtagatcacctgaggtgaggagtttgagaccaacctggccaacatggtaaaaccccatctctactaaaaatacaaaaaattagccaggcctggtggcggtgcctggaatctcagctacttgggaggctgaggcaagagaatgacttgaacctgggagatggaggttgcagtgagctgagatcatgccattgcactccagcctggcaacaagagtgaaactcccatctcagagaaaaaaaaaattatatcattaaCAGCTAGTAATAACCAATTTCAACTTACTCTTAAAATCTGCCTTGAATGTCTCAAAGACCTCCAAAACCTAACACATCAAGACCTAATTTTAGTTTCTTCCTCCTAACACTGCTGGCCACCAATAGCTTATACGATGcttttccataaataaataaataagatacagcCTTTCTGGAAGAGACCGTCTATGGACAACTATCTCAGGAAGCTGATGAAGAGCTAGATTTGAGTGCAAAGTCACctctttatttcatctttctatTTCAATGTTTCTATGCAATACACAAATTTCACAATCATACCTGGTAGGCTCGTGACTTTTCCATCTGAGAAAATCGTACAAAAATCCTAGGTGGTTAAAGCAGAAATCTAAGATTCAGTTTtgatctttcttttccctttacaTTTCTCATCATgtaaatgaattttttctttcaaaatatttctgaatgttCACTTTtccatcattatcaccattttCTTAGCTCAAAGCACTATGGTATACTTGGCAGCTAGTATCTTTCTTACTCCTCTCTCTATTTCTGCATAGACTCAACTCCCAGTAGAAAATAACAATGCTAACTTAAATGCAGATTGAGAAACAGATATACATAAATCTAAGTAAaggttaatatttataataagaaacctttaatatatagaaaaaaaatcacatcgcATTAGATAAAGCATAATGTAATTTCACATgaaaaggatacaaagtattgacaAGGTATGTAAAATAGTCATTGTTATCagtgtattaatttaaaatataaagaaataaaatttctctagagatttttaataactttttagagAAATTggcataaaacataaaataaattgttaaattgtGGTGATTATTTGTGGGAACAGAGGGTAGAGATTGAAAGATTGTAATTAAATTTAAACACTCGTTTATTCTAAATTGTTTCATAAATTGGTattcacattttagaaatttctgCAAAAGTACATAAGCAGAGATTTGAAAAGTATATGACCAGTAAAACTCTTCTAAGTGATTTAACCTGAGGAAAtatgttaaaagaagaaaaatgtgtataaataGGTTCAGCATATAATCATCTttttaagaaagttaaaataaatgtcCATCACAGTGTAATGGCTTTGCACACTCTTTTATATCAATGTTATAAATAAGAAGTATACATAGAAACTTGAATTAGCATCTACAatgtaatgttaaataaaaaataaaaacataaaaatatatatcaattagATAATTACTATTTTAAGCTCGTATAGGGTTTCGAATCACATAGCAGTAACAAATTGGAAATAAGATAATACAATTCTGGTGCTTTCATAAAAAGTATCTCATGTTTATCTGTTCATATTAATTGtgattatctttaaaattgctatattaaaagataaatattctaTAGCACTGATGAGcagcaaagttttaaaatatgtaaaaaaaattataatt from Saimiri boliviensis isolate mSaiBol1 chromosome 3, mSaiBol1.pri, whole genome shotgun sequence carries:
- the LOC101050101 gene encoding TBC1 domain family member 31-like isoform X2, giving the protein MWRFSTFRRNTPSKVGNYSEYYRVNWCQHWFEYFPNPPINILSVIENVLAFHDKELLQHFINHDITSQLYAWPLLETVFSEVLTREEWLKLFDNIFSNHPSFLLMTVVAYNICSRAPLLNCNLKDDFEFFFHHQNNLDINVVIRQVYHLMETTPTAIHPDSMLHVFVALTKGQYPVFNQYPKFIVDYQTQERERIRNDELDYLRERQTVEDMQAEVDQQRVEDEAWYQKQELLRKAEETRREMLLQEEERMIQQRQRLAAVKRELKIKEMHLHDAVRRRFLKLQQDQREMELRRLDDEIGRKIYMRDREIAATAKDLEMRQLELESQKRLYEKNLTQNQEAVAKEMRADADAYRRKVDLEEHMFHKLIEAGEVQSQKTQKVMEENLAKAEQVCLNTDWKIQSLHKQKCDDLQRNKCYQEVAKLLREDRRKEIELLNAMVKEEAKKWKEAEGKEFDLRSAKKASALSDASRKWFLKQEINAAVEHADNLCHNEKSRFQNEQEDSSCLPRTSQLSDTSEMDPSTQISLNRRAVEWDTSGPNLIKKVRNLRQRLTAQARHRCQTPHLLAT
- the LOC101050101 gene encoding TBC1 domain family member 31-like isoform X1 — protein: MRGHESSVFSISVHASGKYAITTSSDTAQLWDLDTFQRKRKLNIRQSVGIQKVFFLPLSNTILSCFKDNSIFAWECDTLFCKYQLPAPPESSSISYKVFAVTRDGRILAAGGKSNHLHLWCLEARQLFIIIQMPTKVRAIRHLEFLPDSFDAGSNQVLGVLSQDGIMRFINIQTCKLLFEIGSLDEGISSSVISPHGRYIASILENGSLNIYSVQALTQEINKPPPPLVKVIEDLPKNKLSSSDLKMKVTSGRVQQPAKSRGSKIQTRILKQDLTGNFESKKNELPDGLNKKRLQILLKGYGEYPTKYRMFIWRSLLQLPENHTAFSSLIDKGTHVAFLNLQKKYPIKSRKLLRVLQRTLSALAHWSVIFSDTLYLPLLAFPFVKLFQNNQLICFEVITTLIMNWCQHWFEYFPNPPINILSVIENVLAFHDKELLQHFINHDITSQLYAWPLLETVFSEVLTREEWLKLFDNIFSNHPSFLLMTVVAYNICSRAPLLNCNLKDDFEFFFHHQNNLDINVVIRQVYHLMETTPTAIHPDSMLHVFVALTKGQYPVFNQYPKFIVDYQTQERERIRNDELDYLRERQTVEDMQAEVDQQRVEDEAWYQKQELLRKAEETRREMLLQEEERMIQQRQRLAAVKRELKIKEMHLHDAVRRRFLKLQQDQREMELRRLDDEIGRKIYMRDREIAATAKDLEMRQLELESQKRLYEKNLTQNQEAVAKEMRADADAYRRKVDLEEHMFHKLIEAGEVQSQKTQKVMEENLAKAEQVCLNTDWKIQSLHKQKCDDLQRNKCYQEVAKLLREDRRKEIELLNAMVKEEAKKWKEAEGKEFDLRSAKKASALSDASRKWFLKQEINAAVEHADNLCHNEKSRFQNEQEDSSCLPRTSQLSDTSEMDPSTQISLNRRAVEWDTSGPNLIKKVRNLRQRLTAQARHRCQTPHLLAT